The genomic interval AACATCCATCTCAGAAGGGTTTATCTTATCATGGAATTACATCTTACAATAAAAACTTCTGGGTTTTTGCACGTACTGCTGACTTTTATTTGGTTTATGATCCCGTAAGTCTTGGGCTCCTGCTTTTATATGGTGTGGGATGAATCAGTGCagcctccaggctgagcacactTGGTAGCTGTGTGAGGTGTAATGACTGGATCCTAATTGAAATAAGATAATTGTGGCTTTTACAAGGGAGCTGAGGCACCTGGAGGACACTCAGCACAGGACAGGGAGCTGAACCAAGAGGAATCATTTACAGGagtgtccctccccatggcagatCTTTTATCCTCATGGCACCCAGGATCTGGAGGCTGGAACTCATGTCCAAGCTTTTAAACatctcagagaaaaaataatccagCAAAGGCTGATCAGTTCAGGCTGTTCCATGGACAGCTGCATTTATCCactggtggagtccccatccctggaggtgttcaaaaaccatgtggatgtggcacctggggacatgatttggtggtggctttggcagtgctggactTGGTGATCATAACtatcttttccagccttaatgatcccatgattttctggttttccagcCTCATTCTTTCCTCCTGTCAGAGCCAAACCCCAGGCTGGTGGCAGTGGGGGCTGTTGGGATGAGGGATGGGGGACTGGGGTGAGGGATGGAGGACTGGGGTGAGGGATGGAGGACTGGGATGAGGGATGGAGGACTGGGGTGAGGGATGGAGGACTGGGGTGAGGGATGGAGGACTGGGGTGAGGGATGGAGGcctgggaggagggatggagggctgggatgagggaagaAGGACTGGGATGAGGGATAGGGGACTGGGATGAGGGATGGGGGACTGGGATGAGGGATGGAGGACTGGGATGAGGGATAGGGGACTGGGATGAGGGATGGAGGACTGGGATGAGAAATGAAGGACTGGGATGAGGGATGGGGGACTGGGATGAGGGATGGAggactgggctgggcagtgTCCCCAAGGACTCACAGGACTCTCGTTCCCTGCAGGTGAACGGCCACCTGGACTACATGAAACAAATGGACACGATCCTGAAAGCCGTGGGTGTTAAAACCAAGGAGTGCCCCCCggaggagaagggcagtggCAGCCTGTTCCCTCCTCTAGCCGTGAAATCCCAGCGGGAAGCAGGCGGCGAAGCTCAGGGACAGGAAAACACCGGGAAAGAGgaggatggggctgggggagaggctgcCCCAGCTGGCTTTGCTCATCGACGAGATTCCTCCAGCTCTCAGCgggcagagccctccctgccctgcccaggctgcacCCACAGCACGGACGGCGAGGACCAGGAGCGGCAGGAGGAGCAAATCAGCGCGGAGCGGCTCGGCCAGCGCTAAACCCGCCGCCACAGCACCGGCCGTGGCACGGCATTCCCaagggatggagctggagctgcagttcCAGCCCCTCCAGAGAGCCTGGAGCGGGGcactgctgtggctctgggtCAGAGCATCCAGAGCAGCCGCCCACGGCACCTCCCAGGGACCAGAGAGGGCTGAGTCCTGCCTGAATGTGCCACTGCTCCTCGGGAATCCGGGACAGATCCCACCGAATCCAGCTGCTCCCCCTCAGCGCTGTGTCCCTGCTGTAACTGCAGAAAGCAAGTGGCTCTGAGCAGATTTTAAGCATGTCATGGAGGGGGACTCATCAttaggaaatgaaaaacatttttccactGAAGGTTGGCTTGGTTTGTGGGTTTCAGGTGTGGGATCAGTGTCCACACTTGGCTCTGCTGACTGGGGAGGAGAAAGGCTCgggctgccagggcactttCCAATCTCCAAGACTCTTTTCCTGTCTCCAGGTTGGTGGCAATGAGTGTTGAGGGCTCATTCCTCTTAGAAACATATTTGGGATCCTTGGTGAAAGTAGCAGGAAAGCTCAGTAGGTTTGGATGGTTTATGAAACTTCCTCCCAGGCTCTCCAAGCCCAGGAACTCACTGAGACTTTCCTTCTGTGTCCCACACACATCTCCAGCCTTAAATGCCACCTCTAGACACATTTTTAATTGGCTTAGAATAAAACCAATACTTGGCACAGGATAAACACAGATCTGTTTGATTTCTACCTCCTTCCATAGAATTGAATTGGTTCCACTCTCTTCTCCccagtcccagagcagaggaagggacagcagagccagcagagctcCCAAACCATGTGGGACTGATCCATATCTTACATCAAAGCTCCTTTTCTGACCTGTTTTGCTGCCAAGCCCAGGAAAACACACCTGGCAGGAGTGTGGCAGGTGGATACCCCTACTCTGACAACACCCCTGGGGgtttctgctgtgggatggtACAAACACCTCCCACCCTGATCTGGGAGGTCTCGTTGGCTCAGGAGGGAAATGGTGTGATTGCACCTTCCAGTTTCTGTTCACACAgggttctcctcctcctcctccctccctgatCCAGCAGCCACATTAATaccccctccttccttccccaggcTCCTGCAAGCCTTACCTGCAGGTTATTTCTCACGGAGTCAAAGGCATGGCTGGTTTTGGGGACGATGCTGTAACACAGCAAAGCACCAAGGTTTGGGTTCAGTGCCTGGAGTTTCCTCTCCCCAAATCCAACATCCAAGGGGGCTCAGACCTGTCCAGCTCCATTCTGAAGTAGTGATGAGAGACACCTCTGGACAGGCCACAGGATCCCACAGTGTTGGTGttggctgcagggatgggatgggatttcTCCAGTTATCCAAGGGCTTGTCCACAAGCAAACACCTAATTACAAAGAACTGCCTCGATGAGACAGTAATGAATTATTGCTTTTGAACATTTGGCTTGAAGAGCTCTCTCTGTCCATCTCCCAAGGCTGATTTGGTACCTAATGGATTTCCAGACTCCAcccattttcctcctttttttaattggaatttTAGTCAAAGTATGGCTTTGCATAAAGCCATTGTGGGAAGATGCACACATGGATCTCTGTGCTTGACACCAGCCCCAGGCTCTCTGTCCACACATCTGGGGGAGAATGTATTGAGCAGTCTGAGGTTTGAACCTGCTCATCCCTTGGGTGTCCTGGTCACTCATCCCTGGGACTGTCCTGGTCACtcatccctgggggtgtcctggTCACTCATTCCTTGGGGTGTCCTGGTCACtcatccctgggggtgtcctggTCACTCATTCCTTGGGGTGTCCTGGTCACTcctccctgggggtgtcctggTCACTTATCCCTGGGGCTGTCCTGCTCACTCATCCCTGGGGCTGTCTTGGTCATTcctccctgggggtgtcctggTCACTTatccctgggggtgtcctggTCACTCATTCCTTGGGGTGTCCTGGTCACTCATCCCTGGGGCTGTCCTGGTCATTcctccctgggggtgtcctggTCACTCCTCCCTTGGGTGTCCTGGTCACTTCTCCCTGGAGGTGTCCTGGTCACTCATCCCTTGGGGTGTCCTGGTCACTcctccctgggggtgtcctggTCACTCCTCCCTGCCCCCTGGGCCAGCACCAACTCCAGGGATTTGTACCAGAGAAATGTCAAGTTTGCCATAAAAGCACTTGTTGTTCAGTTCTGCAACATCCGTGGGCaacatggaaagaaaactaATGAGATTTGCTCTCCCAGCATCCCATATCCAGGGACATGTGTCCGTTTGGATCCCAGGAGTTCCAGGAGCACAGTCAAACCCTTTAGTGTGAGATCACAATCAGGCAGAAGGCTTGGAGGGCAGGGggccagggagggcacagctgccAAATGCCAGCCCGACTCTGCACCCAAAGGCACTTGAGGGAGAATTTACTGAAAtcatttgttttgttgattCTTTAAGTGCCCATTTGCCACATTCCTCACCGTTCCCTCTGCTCATGGCTGTGGTGGAGGTGGGTGGGGGCGGCCTGGAATTGTCACTTAAAAGACAATATTTCTTTAGATTCTTATttgaaagggagggaaaagtgtattttctaGTGGCATCATCTGAAAATTAGCAGATTGTCAGAGAGAAGTGTGATGGTCCTGTGCCAAGAATGGGAAGCTGTAGCACGGAGCTGATCCCGTTACTCCTGTCACTCTCCCCCAGGGAACATCCAGAGATCAGTGTTGGACATTCTGCACCAAACTGAGCCCCCCTAGTGCAGCTCCCCATGATCAGGCAGGATGGGGTTGGACATTCTGCACCAAACTGAGCCCCCCTAGTGCAGCTCCCCACGATCAGGCAGGATGGGGTTGGACATTCTGCACCAAACTGAGCCCCCCTAGTGCAGCTCCCCACGATCAGGCAGGATGGGGTTGGACGTTCTGCACCGAACTGAGCCCCCCTAGTGCAGCTCCCCACGATCAGGCAGGATGGTGTCCCTGGGCTGTAACTCCACTGCTGCACAGGAAACTGGGACAGACACGCTCCGAGTCAGGAGAGGAGACTCAGCTCCAAGAAAACGTGAAGTTCCATGGGCTGAAGCAGCTCCAAACTTCTTTCCATGAGTCATGGGATGTGTTTCCATCCCTCCTCTCGGTGCAATCGGTGAGATGAAGCTGATCTGTGCATGGGAGCTGAAAACCAAGCCTTGATTTAAGTTTAGGAGGACAGAAAGTCTGGAGTCCAAGGTTCAGACTAACCAGAGGTGGACAGAGAGAGTCACAGgatatgctgagctgggagggacccacgaggatcatcGAGACCAACTCCTGACCCCCTTGGGACAGCCCAGGAATCCCACCATGTGGCTGAGAGTGTCGTCCAAAGGCCACGAGAAGGGTGAGggacagaagagagagaaatgaggCAGCTCAATCAGCAGCGACACGTGGCCAAacctcccagggcagtgcccggagccaccatccccaccaccagctgggagagggcactggggcagcagcacGTGGGGCGGGGagagctggtgtggggctggggggcccttcccagcacagggagctccGTGGCCCCGCTCAGGCCACAGGGGTGCCGAGCGGCGGCTCCGCGTCCGGCGGCTCCGTGTCCCACAGGCTGACGGAGCGGGCAcggagggctggcagggctggcagagggtTGGCATCGTTCCCTGGCACCCCAGAGTCCACCGAGTCGGTGTCAGCCTGCAGGGTGAGGACGTTCTTGAGGGAGGTGGCGGCGCGGGCTGCGCTGTGGGAGTTGCGCATGGACAGGGAGATGGGGCTGGGCCGCGGCTGCACCGAACGCCGGCAGCACGGCAGGAACTTGCCCATGGCTCGCTTGAAGTCCCTCATGAAGAGTGGGTAGATGATGGGGTTCATGGTGCTGTTGCAGTAGCCCAGCCAGGTGAGCACGTCGAAGAATCCCGCCGGgacacagccacacacagcctggggagGACACGGGGGATTGGCAGCATCTCCCACCTCAGCCCTGACCCACAGCGGTTTCCCAGGCATACCAACATTCCCCTGGCAAAGGAAACCTCCAAATCCCTTTTGAAGGGCCTTTCCTTGCTGTTGCTCCCCAGGGAAGTTGCATCTTTGCTCCCGGGGGAGACCTTCAGAACTCAGATGGATCCTGAGTGAAAAGCTTTTGACACAACACAAAAGCCCCCACAGGTTCTTACCTGTGTCATGTTGGTGACGAAGAAGGGGAGCCAGGCCACGAAGAACATGCCCAGGAGGATGCCCAGGGTCAGACTGGCCTTCAGTGCCTTCTTGCTGTGCTTGTTGGTGAACCTCCTGCTCTCGCTGCTGGCCATGGGCTGGCTCAGGACACAGGGAACCTGCAGCAGGAGACCGGGAATGGTGAGGAGTCTCCCCAGACTGGAGgtgccagcaccagcaccagcaccagcaccagcaccagcaccagcctcCGCCCAGGAAAAGTGGGGTTTGGTGCTCCAAATCCTGAAAAACCCTGCCATTAATTCCCTTCTCCAAGGCGCAGGAGCAGGGCACGTGCTGCAGGCCCTGGACCACAAATTAGGAAGAGGAAGCAATAGAAATCATCAACATTGAAGTATTACCTCAATATTACCTTATGTTTTTTAACTGTAAAACAGGAGTTTCTCATGGGCTGTTCTTTAATAGACAAACCCAGCTCAGTCCTTGGGTGAGGACAAAGCCCTGAAGAGGCAACTGATACAGCAGCAAACTCACTGTTTGTGAAAGCAGGACATGAAGCACTTCAGCCACAAAcaccacagctcagccacaAACACCACAACTCAGCCACAAACACCACAACTCGGCCACAAACACCACAGCTCGGCCACAAACACCACAACTCAGCCACAAACACCACAACTCGGCCACAAACACCACAGCTCGGCCACAAACACCACAGCTCGGCCACAAAcaccacagctcagccacaAACACCACAGCTCGGCCACAAACACCAGAACTCAGCCACAAacaccacagctcagccccaaacacagctcagccccaaaCACAACTCAGCCACAAACACCACAGCTCAACCCCAAAcaccacagctcagccacaaacacagctcagccacaaacacagctcagccacaaacaccacagctcagccccaaacaccacagctcagccccaaacaccacagctcagccacaaacaccacagctcagccacaaacacagctcagccacaaacaccacagctcagccacaaacaccacagctcagccacaaacacagctcagccacaaACACAACTCAGCCCCAAacaccacagctcagccctAAACACCACAACTCAGCCACAAAcaccacagctcagccacaaacaccacagctcagccccaaaCACCACAACTCAGTCCCAAAcaccacagctcagccacaaacaccacagctcaaccccaaacaccacagctcagccacaaacacagctcagccacaaACACCAGAACTCAGCCCCAAacaccacagctcagccccaaacaccacagctcagccacaaacacagctcagccccaaaCACAACTCAGCCACAAACACCACAACTCAGCcccaaacacagctcagccccaaaCACAACTCAGCCACAAACACCACAACTCAGCcccaaacacagctcagccccaaaCACAACTCAGCCACAAACACAACTCAGccacaaacacagctcagccccaaaCACAACTCAGCCACAAACACCACAACTCAGCCCCAAACACAGCTCAGTCCCAAACACCACAACTCAGccacaaacacagctcagccacaaACACAACTCAGCCACAAACACCACAACTCAGCCACAAACACCACAGCTCAACCCCAAacaccacagctcagccccaaaCACCACAACTCAGCCACAAACACAACTCAGCcccaaacacagctcagccccaaacaccacagctcagccacaaacacagctcagccccaaacaccacagctcagccacaaacaccacagctcagccacaAACACCACAACTCGGCCACAAACACAACTCAGCcccaaacacagctcagccacaaacaccacagctcagccacaAACACCACAACTCAGccacaaacacagctcagccacaaACACCACAACTCGGCCACAAACACAACTCAGCcccaaacacagctcagccccaaacaccacagctcagccacaAACACCACAACTCAGCCACAAACACCACAACTCGGCCACAAAcaccacagctcagccacaaacaccacagctcagccacaaacaccacagctcagccacaaacaccacagctcagccacaaacaccacagctcagccacaAACACCACAACTCAGTcccaaacacagctcagccccaaaCATCACAACTCAGCCACAAACACAACTCAGccctccatcccctctgcaGCCTAAACTGACTATCTCAGCCCTCCACCCCATGGCTACTCAGCTTCCTGCctcaaaagagaacaaaaactGGTTAAAAGATGAAATTTGAGGGTTCTCTGCCTGACATGTTGTTTTCAGCCAGTTTGGGGCTCCAAGGAGCCTTTTGGGCCACTTGGCCTGGCTGAAGGGTGGGAGGTGGATGCTGAATTTCCAAGCACAGCAAAGCCCCTGAGCATCCCCTGATCCCTTGAGTGAGGCTGTGGAGTCCAAACACCTGACCCAGGgaggaaataaacatttttatggTATTGCCTGTTTATTCTTTgattctccttttccttttgacCATCTGTTGTACCTTATCTCGTGTGGGAGAGCTGGCCacagtcctggctctgctctgagaGCGAACAGACTAAACCAGGGCATTTAAAGGCAATTAAGTTTGCCTTTTCCCTGTAGGATATGAGGTCAATAAAGCCTATTACAGGGAATTAAAGCTGTTAGATTTAGTGGCAATTACCCTCTCCTGGAGAAACACAAACAAGTGCAGCCACGTTTTGGTTATAAAACCCACACACGAACCAGGAGGGGTTTGGCAGCTCCCGTTATAGAGCAGGTAACAGAAATAGAAGCTTCTGTTCAAAATAAGGTGCTCTCCAGAATTTGGCACTTGCCATCAGCTGAAACCCTTCTCCCCTGCATGTCTCACACCCACCATGGCCAAGGTTCACCAGTGGAAAGTCAGATACAGGATTAACCCCCTCGGGATGGCTCCAGCCAAGAGGGGGGTGAAACTGCCTTTATTTTGCATCACTGAGCACTTTTGCCTGAAtcttatttatttctctgcttctgctcgtgctgtttgtgtgctccaGAGCAGCTTCCAATCTCTCTCTTGGTGGGACAAGACACAGGGCACCTCAGAGGGCATCAGGGAGGTGGATGGAAGTCGCCCAAAACGTCCCTCCCTGGTTGTCAAATCCACCTCTGGCTCCAAGGCTGCTCAGAGGGCAGGAACACCCCAGGCACCCAAACTGTGGGGTCTTCAGGAAGCAACACCCCTGTGGGCACCTTAATTAACACCTTACCTGCGGCATGGTGGCCTCGGTGGTGGCGGTGGTGGCCACGTTGGAGGCCAGGGAAGCCACCTGCACCGCCTGCTTGCGGGCAGCCAGCAGGATGCGGCAGTAGGTGAAGGAGATGGCAGCGGAGGGCAGGAAGAAGGTGAGGCAGGAGGCCACCAGGGCGTAGGGCAGACTGACCAGCAGCCGGCACTGCTCCTCCTCCCCGCGCCCGGTGACGTTCGGGGGGCGCTCCTCGAACTCCAGCTCGTGCCACCCCATCTTGATGGGCAGGAAGGAGGCGAGCGCGGCCACGGTCCAGGTGGCCAGGATGAGCCCCAGCGCCCTGCAGGAGGTCATGCGGAGCTTGTACCGCAGCGGGGAGATGATGAGCAGGTAGCGGTCCAGGCTGATGATGCACAGGTTGAGGATGGAGGCGCTGCAGCACATGACGTCGAAGGAGGCCCAGAGGGAGCAGAAGTCGCCCCGCAGCACCCACCGCCCGTAGAGCTGGTTGAGCATGGCCGGGGGCATCACCACCAGCCCCACCATCAGGTCCGACATGAACAGCGACACCAGGAAGTAGTTGGAGGTGTTGCGGAGGGAGCGCTGGGTGACgatgaggaggatgaggaggaagtTGCCCGCTGTGGTCAGCAGGATGATGAAGCACAGGAAAGCGGccacccagctgctccccaCGAGCAGAGAGGGCTCCCCCAGCACGCTGGAATTGGGAGCCCCCAGGGCGCCCTCCATGAGGGTTCTGGGCTGGGGGGACCTTCTGTGGTGTGACCTGTGCTACGTGATCATCACCAGAGCCACAGCCGGGGGAAGAGGGAccatctccctctccctgctctgtgtctgtcctcctctctcctctcctcctcctctccctctcttcccccaCTCTCTCTCTTCACTGGCACTCGGAGCAGAGTGACATTCCCGGGAGCCGATCAGCAGGAGCGAGGTTCCCTCCCCGCTACTCACGGCCAGGCAGCGCCTCGTCCCTGCAgatccccctgccctgggatgtccctggatgctgctgcgggatgctgggatgtgctgcacgGCAGGACACTCGAGATGCCAGGGATGCCAGGATGTTCGggatgctctgctgctctggataCTCTGGGACAGGGAATAAGACGTCCCCGGGATGCTTTGGATGCTCCAGATGCTCTGCACTCAGGATACTTCAGATGCTGGGGATGCTCTGTATCCCAGGATGTTCCAGTTGCTGGGTGCTCTGGATCCCAGGATACTCCGGATCCCAGGATACCCTGAATGCCAGGGATGCTCTGCACCCAGGATACCCTGGatgctggggatgctctgggcTCCAGGATGCTCCAGATGTTGGGGATGCCCCAGCCCCACCCGGGCTCAGTTCTCGCCCCCCGCGCTGGGCTTGGCTCCCCGCAGAGCTCCGTGCCCAGAGCCCCCCGAGCTCCCCCGTGCCcgggcactgctgctgcagccgGAGCCGGGGCGGGGGAGGCAGCGCAGCCCGAGGCCAGGACCGGGATGTTCCCAGCTCAGCTCGGCCGCGAGGAGGAAGATGCGGAGTGAGGGAAGGGATCTGTCCCTGGGCAGAGGTGCGTGCAGCCCGCAGGGGGGGTGTGAGCGCGTGTGGGTGTGTGCAGGTGCCAGCCAGACTTTCACCGGCCGCGCTGCGATGCCCAGGAAAGGATGCAGAGACGCTGATGCCAaggaggtggggctgggggggagaggaggagatgaAACGAAACGATAATGAAAACAGGGGTCGGGGCTGAACTCCACAAAGTGGCAGCCAGAGAGTTCCCTTTTCTGCCTTAAAGAGACAGACCcgtgctctgccttccctgccatccctgtcATTCCTTTCATCCCTGTCATCTCTGCCACCCATGTCATTCCTGTcatctgtgccagtgctggagcccTCGTGCTCAGCTGGCAGCTGGGCCAGCAGGTCACTGGCCAAGCCCAAGTGCCAGgctccatcctgtgcccacccagcagctcccagtgccaggctccatcctgtgcccacccagcagtTCCCAGTGTCAggctccatcccctgcccacccagcagctcccagtgccagactccatcccctgcccacccagcagctcccagtgccaggctccatcctgtgcccacccagcagctcccagtgccaggctccATCCTGTGCCAACCCAGCAActcccagtgccaggctccatcccctgcccacccagcagctcccagtgccaggctccatcccctgcccctccagcagttcccagtgccaggctccatcccctgcccctccagcagttcccagtgccaggctccatcccctgcccctccagcagttcccagtgccaggctccatcccctgcccacccagtagctcccagtgccaggctccatcccctgcccagccagcagctcccagtgccaggctccatcccctgcccacccagtagctcccagtgccaggctccATCCTCCACACCAGatgataaaaagtaaaattttgcaaagccaaataaa from Pithys albifrons albifrons isolate INPA30051 chromosome 22, PitAlb_v1, whole genome shotgun sequence carries:
- the HTR6 gene encoding 5-hydroxytryptamine receptor 6 isoform X1; its protein translation is MEGALGAPNSSVLGEPSLLVGSSWVAAFLCFIILLTTAGNFLLILLIVTQRSLRNTSNYFLVSLFMSDLMVGLVVMPPAMLNQLYGRWVLRGDFCSLWASFDVMCCSASILNLCIISLDRYLLIISPLRYKLRMTSCRALGLILATWTVAALASFLPIKMGWHELEFEERPPNVTGRGEEEQCRLLVSLPYALVASCLTFFLPSAAISFTYCRILLAARKQAVQVASLASNVATTATTEATMPQVPCVLSQPMASSESRRFTNKHSKKALKASLTLGILLGMFFVAWLPFFVTNMTQAVCGCVPAGFFDVLTWLGYCNSTMNPIIYPLFMRDFKRAMGKFLPCCRRSVQPRPSPISLSMRNSHSAARAATSLKNVLTLQADTDSVDSGVPGNDANPLPALPALRARSVSLWDTEPPDAEPPLGTPVA
- the HTR6 gene encoding 5-hydroxytryptamine receptor 6 isoform X2, giving the protein MEGALGAPNSSVLGEPSLLVGSSWVAAFLCFIILLTTAGNFLLILLIVTQRSLRNTSNYFLVSLFMSDLMVGLVVMPPAMLNQLYGRWVLRGDFCSLWASFDVMCCSASILNLCIISLDRYLLIISPLRYKLRMTSCRALGLILATWTVAALASFLPIKMGWHELEFEERPPNVTGRGEEEQCRLLVSLPYALVASCLTFFLPSAAISFTYCRILLAARKQAVQVASLASNVATTATTEATMPQVPCVLSQPMASSESRRFTNKHSKKALKASLTLGILLGMFFVAWLPFFVTNMTQPTPTLWDPVACPEVSLITTSEWSWTGLSPLGCWIWGEETPGTEPKPWCFAVLQHRPQNQPCL